The window CTGGAACACCCCGCGGTAGATGGCGGCGGCGTGGTAGGCCCCAGACCCGTAACGCAGGGTCAGCTGGTCGGCCAGCTCGCCGCAGCCGACCCCGAAAAGCGCCAGCGGGCCGCCCGGCGCGCCGGGGATGGCGCCCGAAAAACGGGCCCCCTTCTTTTCCGCGCCTCTCATGCGCCGGGGGGCGCCGCCAGGGATCGGCCCTCGAATGCCCTCACGGCCGTGACGAAGCCATCCGGCAGCGGAACCACCTTCTTTTGCCGCGGGTCCACCACCAGGTTGGTGGTCGCCCCTTCGGCGCAGGGGTCCCCGTCCCGGGCGATGGTATAGGCCATTACAAAGGTCTTGGGGTTGAGCTGCAACACCCGGCAGGCGACCGCGAGCCGGTCCCCGAAAAAAAGCTCCCTGCGGTAGCGGCAGCTGGCCTCGGCGATCAGCATGGCGCAGCCGCAGATGTTCAGCTCCGAAAAACCGAACTGCCGCAGGTAGGCGATCCGGGCCTCCTGGAAATAAATGAAGTAATTCTGATGCGCCACATGCTGGGCGAAGTTCAGATCGTCGCTGCGGACTGTCAGCGGGATGCTGAATCCGGGGTTATCGGCCGTCATAGCTCACCTGTTCAAATTCAAAACGCCCCCGCCACGAAGACCAGCAGCGCGAAGGGCGTGACCAAAAAAAAGAGCACCACCACCGACACGATGAAAGCCGACTGCTTCAGCCGGTCGATCCTGTTCGCCAGCCGGCGACGGTCCAGGCCCGCGCCCGCCGGGTCGTTTGGCCGCAGCCGGTGAACCGCCCAGGCGGATGCCGTGAGAGTCAGACAGACCAGTGGAAAGACGGTCACCAGCAGGAAAAAGAAGATGACCAGGGCGGACACGGTTGCCATGGTAAATCCCAGACCGCTTCCGGCCGCGCGTTTCCCCCGGGCCGGCGGCGGTGTTCAAAAGGCGGCAAGCCTGCCGGCGGCCCCTTACCCATGCCGCTTGGGGAACCACGGCCAGAAGGCATTGGTGGCCCGCACGTACTCCGGGTAGCCGGGCCGGGTGTCAGCGATGTCCTTCTCCATCAGGGAGACCCCGGAAACCTTCAGCAGCAGGAAGGTCATGGTCAGCGGACTGATGATGGTCCAGGCGTTGCGCGGGCTGGTGAGTGCCACCAGGTAGAGCCCCCACCAGACCAGCATCTCGCCGAAGTAGTTGGGGTGGCGCGACCAGGCCCACAGACCGCGGCGCATCACTGCCCCGCGGTTGGCGGGGTCAGCCTTGAAGGCGGCCAGCTGCCAGTCGGCCAGGGCCTCGAAGCCCGCCCCGAAGGCCCACACCAGAACCCCCACACCATCCAGCCAGGTCAGGCGCGCTGGTGCGGCCGCAGCCTGGGGCGCCTGGATGACCAGCGAGACCAGCCACAGCAGGACCGCCTGCAGCCCGAAAACGGTGAACAGGCTCACCCACCAGAAGTTTTTGCCGTGGGCCGCGCGCATTTTTCGGTAGCGCCGGTCTTCGCCTTCGCCGCCGCTGCGCCAGGCGAGGTGCAGCGCCAGACGAAAGCCCCAGACCGTGGTGAGCAGCGTCA is drawn from Desulfobacteraceae bacterium and contains these coding sequences:
- a CDS encoding acyl-CoA thioesterase, with protein sequence MTADNPGFSIPLTVRSDDLNFAQHVAHQNYFIYFQEARIAYLRQFGFSELNICGCAMLIAEASCRYRRELFFGDRLAVACRVLQLNPKTFVMAYTIARDGDPCAEGATTNLVVDPRQKKVVPLPDGFVTAVRAFEGRSLAAPPGA
- a CDS encoding DUF1295 domain-containing protein, which translates into the protein TLLTTVWGFRLALHLAWRSGGEGEDRRYRKMRAAHGKNFWWVSLFTVFGLQAVLLWLVSLVIQAPQAAAAPARLTWLDGVGVLVWAFGAGFEALADWQLAAFKADPANRGAVMRRGLWAWSRHPNYFGEMLVWWGLYLVALTSPRNAWTIISPLTMTFLLLKVSGVSLMEKDIADTRPGYPEYVRATNAFWPWFPKRHG